From one Bacteroides eggerthii genomic stretch:
- a CDS encoding HU family DNA-binding protein: protein MPLFYYARQSQIATKEGVKTWHLSLKKVGKVVDTQLLAESIAEKSSLTPGDVQNVIRNLMSTMRMHLLNSRTVRLNGLGTFTMKARTRGKGTEKAEDVNPNQVTALRCQFTPEYTRPAAIGTTRALLQGVEFEKWLEAAVDGGTSGGGESDGGEEEDPLG from the coding sequence ATGCCTCTATTTTATTATGCGAGACAGTCGCAGATTGCAACGAAAGAGGGTGTAAAGACATGGCACCTGAGTTTGAAAAAAGTAGGAAAAGTTGTGGATACGCAGTTGCTGGCGGAGAGTATTGCCGAAAAATCGTCATTGACTCCGGGTGATGTGCAGAACGTAATTCGTAACTTGATGTCGACGATGCGGATGCATCTGTTGAATAGTCGTACGGTACGTCTGAATGGTCTGGGTACATTCACCATGAAGGCCCGTACGCGTGGTAAGGGGACGGAAAAAGCAGAAGATGTAAACCCGAATCAAGTTACGGCGTTGCGTTGCCAGTTTACCCCGGAATATACGCGCCCGGCGGCTATTGGTACTACTCGCGCTTTGTTGCAGGGCGTGGAATTTGAAAAATGGCTGGAAGCAGCCGTTGATGGTGGAACTTCCGGCGGTGGCGAATCGGATGGCGGAGAGGAAGAAGATCCGTTGGGATGA
- a CDS encoding ATP-binding protein, with translation MEQMRKLPIGIQTFEEIRKENYLYVDKTAMVYQLANVGKPYFLSRPRRFGKSLLISTFEAYFQGRKDLFEGLAIEKLETEWKEYPVFHLDLNAEKYDSKEALEQVLSRNLSLWEDRWGKDAAEDTLASRFAGVLRRTYEQTGKQAVVLIDEYDKPLLQAILDEPLLEEYRRTLKAFYGVLKSADRYLRFVFLTGVTKFAQVSVFSDLNQLNDISMDYAYNSLCGITKEELSSNFVPEIKNLGEFLGLTFEEIVDRLEKQYDGYHFCEDTTVGLFNPFSVLNALQKLKLGNYWFQTGTPTYLVDLLKQSDYDLRLLINGIETTNSAFSEYRAEANNPLPMIYQSGYLTIKHYDKEVDLYTLKFPNDEVCYGFLNFLVPYYTNVSDDETGFHIAKFIRELRSGDIEAFMERLKVFFAGMPYELSENTERHYQAIFYVVFTLMGQFVETEVRSARGRADAVVKTKDFIFVFEFKLNGTAEEALKQIDEKGYLIPYTLDGRKLVKVGVNFSKEKRNIDCYVIG, from the coding sequence ATGGAACAAATGCGTAAATTGCCGATAGGCATACAAACTTTTGAGGAAATACGTAAGGAGAATTATCTTTATGTGGATAAAACTGCTATGGTGTATCAGCTCGCAAATGTCGGTAAACCTTATTTCTTGAGTCGTCCGCGTCGTTTCGGCAAGAGTTTGCTTATTTCTACTTTTGAAGCCTATTTTCAGGGTCGGAAAGATCTGTTCGAAGGACTTGCTATAGAAAAATTGGAAACCGAATGGAAAGAATATCCGGTATTTCATTTGGATTTGAACGCCGAAAAATATGATAGTAAGGAAGCACTGGAACAGGTGCTTTCTCGTAATTTAAGTCTGTGGGAAGATCGATGGGGAAAGGATGCGGCAGAAGATACACTTGCTTCTCGTTTTGCAGGAGTACTTAGGCGTACTTACGAACAGACCGGCAAACAAGCAGTAGTACTGATCGATGAATATGACAAGCCATTGCTTCAGGCTATCCTTGATGAGCCGTTGTTGGAAGAATACCGCCGTACGCTGAAAGCTTTTTACGGCGTGTTGAAAAGTGCGGACCGTTATCTTCGTTTTGTATTCCTGACAGGGGTAACCAAGTTTGCTCAGGTCAGTGTGTTCAGTGACTTGAATCAGTTGAATGATATCAGTATGGATTATGCCTATAATTCATTGTGTGGCATCACGAAAGAGGAACTGTCAAGTAACTTTGTGCCTGAGATAAAGAATCTGGGTGAGTTTCTGGGCCTGACGTTTGAGGAAATTGTTGATCGTCTTGAGAAGCAGTATGACGGTTATCATTTCTGTGAGGATACTACTGTCGGGCTTTTTAATCCGTTCAGTGTGCTGAATGCTTTGCAGAAGTTGAAGCTTGGTAACTACTGGTTTCAGACAGGTACACCCACTTACCTGGTTGATTTGTTGAAGCAAAGTGATTACGATCTCCGTCTTTTAATAAACGGCATCGAAACAACTAATTCCGCTTTCAGCGAGTACCGGGCGGAAGCGAATAATCCTCTTCCTATGATTTATCAGAGCGGGTATCTGACTATAAAGCATTATGATAAAGAAGTAGACCTTTATACTTTGAAATTTCCTAATGATGAGGTCTGTTACGGCTTTTTGAATTTTTTGGTACCTTATTATACCAATGTTTCTGATGATGAAACGGGTTTTCATATCGCCAAGTTTATCCGGGAGCTTCGTTCGGGAGATATTGAAGCCTTTATGGAGCGCCTGAAGGTGTTTTTTGCAGGTATGCCTTATGAATTGAGTGAGAATACTGAGCGTCATTATCAGGCGATTTTCTATGTTGTCTTCACCCTGATGGGACAATTTGTAGAAACGGAAGTTCGTAGTGCTCGTGGTCGTGCCGATGCAGTTGTGAAAACAAAAGACTTTATTTTTGTTTTTGAATTCAAGCTGAATGGAACTGCCGAAGAAGCGCTGAAGCAGATAGATGAAAAAGGGTATCTGATACCTTATACTTTAGATGGGAGAAAGTTGGTGAAAGTGGGGGTGAACTTTAGTAAGGAGAAGCGCAATATAGACTGTTATGTTATAGGCTGA
- a CDS encoding lipocalin-like domain-containing protein produces the protein MKKLLNGTILLLLMCAVSGLTSCMNDGGSDWVGKWQLREYQYPDGKVQKVDSIFYGFQKGSFLAYCMNKSGSYEGFYGYYKLKDDEISITLWPDNSSGNEAAHEELVNSASYKNFFGWGDTGERTFKVEELTDKKMRLNYEGTKYVFRKY, from the coding sequence ATGAAAAAATTGTTGAATGGGACAATTCTATTACTTTTGATGTGTGCAGTATCGGGATTGACGTCTTGTATGAATGACGGAGGTTCCGATTGGGTTGGAAAATGGCAGTTGCGTGAATATCAGTATCCCGACGGTAAAGTGCAGAAAGTGGACAGCATCTTTTATGGCTTTCAAAAAGGTAGCTTTTTGGCATATTGTATGAATAAAAGTGGAAGCTATGAAGGTTTTTATGGCTATTATAAGTTGAAAGATGATGAAATTTCTATAACTTTGTGGCCGGATAATAGTTCCGGAAATGAGGCAGCGCACGAGGAACTGGTGAATTCTGCAAGTTATAAGAATTTCTTTGGCTGGGGAGATACCGGTGAAAGGACATTCAAGGTTGAAGAACTGACCGACAAGAAGATGCGATTGAACTATGAGGGAACGAAATATGTTTTCCGTAAGTATTGA
- a CDS encoding OmpA family protein has product MKKIVASLVLCMAVIAANAQKAVEGNKFTDNWSVGFNAGGTTPLTHSAFFKNMRAVLGVGLDKQVTPVLGLGFEAMTSINTTPSRTAFDNTNLSVLGTLNLSNLFGGYAGAPRLFEVETVAGIGWLHYAVNGESDLNSMSSKLGLNFNFNLGEEKAWTLAFKPALVYDMSADGTDNVCFNANRAAWEFTAGLKYHFSCSNGKHYFTIVKPYNQSEIDALNDQINNMRREADDNAAALKNANQKAADLEKALNDCKNQAPKVITETVTNNKKTLESVVTFRQGGTSVESSQTPNVERIATYLKNHKNATVSIKGYASPEGNADVNARIAKQRAESVKNMLINRYKIAANRITAEGQGVGNMFEEPDWNRVSICTINED; this is encoded by the coding sequence ATGAAAAAAATTGTTGCAAGTTTGGTATTGTGCATGGCTGTTATTGCAGCTAATGCGCAGAAAGCAGTAGAAGGAAACAAGTTTACAGATAATTGGTCGGTAGGCTTTAATGCTGGTGGAACTACTCCGCTTACTCATAGCGCTTTTTTCAAAAATATGCGGGCTGTATTGGGAGTAGGACTGGACAAGCAGGTAACTCCGGTATTAGGTTTGGGATTTGAAGCAATGACAAGCATCAATACTACGCCAAGTCGGACAGCATTTGATAATACGAACCTGAGTGTGCTGGGTACATTGAACTTAAGCAATCTGTTTGGCGGTTATGCCGGTGCACCGAGACTTTTTGAGGTAGAGACTGTTGCCGGTATCGGTTGGCTGCATTATGCTGTAAATGGTGAAAGTGACCTTAACAGTATGTCAAGCAAATTGGGACTTAACTTCAACTTCAATCTAGGAGAAGAGAAAGCATGGACTTTGGCTTTCAAACCGGCTTTGGTATATGACATGAGTGCAGACGGAACTGACAATGTATGTTTCAATGCCAATCGTGCCGCATGGGAGTTTACAGCCGGATTGAAGTATCACTTCAGTTGCAGTAACGGTAAACATTACTTCACCATTGTGAAACCGTATAATCAATCGGAAATAGATGCTTTGAATGATCAAATCAACAATATGCGCCGGGAAGCTGATGATAATGCTGCTGCGTTGAAGAATGCCAACCAGAAAGCTGCTGATTTGGAAAAAGCACTGAATGATTGTAAAAATCAGGCTCCGAAAGTAATTACAGAGACTGTTACCAACAATAAGAAGACTTTGGAATCTGTTGTTACATTCCGTCAAGGCGGTACTTCTGTAGAGTCTTCACAAACTCCTAATGTAGAGCGTATCGCTACTTATTTGAAGAATCATAAAAATGCAACCGTATCTATCAAGGGATATGCTTCTCCGGAAGGAAATGCTGATGTAAATGCTCGTATCGCTAAACAACGTGCAGAATCAGTGAAGAATATGCTTATCAACAGATACAAGATTGCTGCAAATCGTATAACTGCCGAAGGTCAGGGTGTAGGTAATATGTTTGAAGAACCTGATTGGAACCGCGTCAGCATCTGTACAATCAATGAAGATTAA
- the cysQ gene encoding 3'(2'),5'-bisphosphate nucleotidase CysQ, translating to MGRQYILDAIDAALCAGADILSIYNDPASDFQIEKKADNSPLTIADRKAHETIAGYLKNTPYPLLSEEGKHLSYAERSTWDTLWIVDPLDGTKEFIKRNGEFTVNIALVHNSVPVMGVIYLPVKKELYFAEETLGAYKLSGFTTRGEASLEELMAEAVRLPVKDKHSGFVIVASRSHLSPETESYIEKMKCCHSDVELVSSGSSIKICLVAEGKADVYPRFAPTMEWDTAAGHAIARAAGMEVYQAEKEEPLQYNKEDLLNPWFIVEPRRN from the coding sequence ATGGGACGACAATATATACTTGATGCGATTGATGCAGCACTGTGTGCCGGTGCAGACATTCTCTCTATTTATAATGATCCGGCATCAGACTTTCAAATAGAAAAGAAAGCGGATAATTCCCCTTTGACGATTGCTGACAGAAAAGCGCATGAAACCATTGCAGGATATCTAAAGAATACCCCTTACCCATTATTGAGCGAAGAAGGAAAGCATTTATCTTATGCCGAGAGAAGTACGTGGGACACTCTATGGATTGTGGATCCTTTGGACGGAACGAAGGAGTTCATAAAACGGAATGGAGAATTTACTGTTAACATCGCTTTGGTGCATAACTCTGTTCCTGTAATGGGAGTTATCTATCTTCCGGTGAAAAAAGAACTTTATTTTGCCGAAGAGACTTTGGGGGCTTACAAGCTTTCCGGTTTCACCACTCGTGGCGAGGCGTCGTTGGAAGAATTGATGGCAGAAGCCGTTCGTTTGCCTGTGAAGGACAAACATTCCGGGTTTGTGATTGTGGCATCCCGTTCCCATTTGTCTCCGGAAACCGAAAGCTATATTGAAAAGATGAAGTGTTGTCATTCGGATGTGGAATTGGTTTCAAGTGGCAGTTCTATCAAGATATGCTTGGTTGCGGAGGGAAAAGCGGATGTATATCCCCGTTTTGCTCCGACAATGGAGTGGGATACTGCGGCTGGACACGCCATTGCACGCGCAGCCGGTATGGAGGTATATCAGGCTGAAAAGGAAGAGCCTTTGCAATATAATAAAGAAGATTTGCTGAACCCTTGGTTTATAGTAGAGCCCAGGCGTAACTAA
- a CDS encoding smalltalk protein: MSIKVSVWDKILKVIIAVASAIAGVIGGQAIGI; this comes from the coding sequence ATGAGTATAAAAGTATCAGTTTGGGATAAGATTCTGAAAGTGATTATTGCAGTGGCAAGCGCTATTGCAGGTGTAATTGGCGGACAAGCAATAGGTATTTAG
- a CDS encoding ATP-binding protein: MEQMRKLPIGIQTFEKLREENYLYVDKTALVYRIASTSVPYFLSRPRRFGKSLLISTFEAYFQGRKDLFEGLAIEKLETEWKEYPVFHLDLNAEKYDSKEALEQVLSRNLSLWEDRWGKDAAEDTIASRFAGVLRRTYEQTGKQAVVLIDEYDKPLLQAILDEPLLEEYRRTLKAFYGVLKSADRYLRFVFLTGVTKFAQVSVFSDLNQLNDISMKPAYATVCGITKDELVETFTPEIDNLGEKNGLTFDETVCRLTALYDGYHFEESAEGVFNPFSLLNVFDSYKFDNYWFQTGTPTYLVDLLKQSDYDLRLLIDGVEVQASAFSEYRAEIRNPLPMIYQSGYLTIKGYDKEVSLYTLGFPNDEVRYGFLNFLIPYYTEVSDAETGFYIVKFMRELRSGNVDAFMERLKVFFAGMPYELSENTERHYQAIFYVVFTLMGQFVETEVRSARGRADAVVKTKDFIFVFEFKLNGTAEEALKQIDEKGYLIPYTLDGRKLVKVGVNFSKEKRNIDCYVIG; this comes from the coding sequence ATGGAACAAATGCGCAAATTGCCAATAGGCATACAAACTTTTGAGAAACTACGTGAAGAAAACTACCTTTATGTAGATAAGACTGCATTGGTTTATCGGATTGCATCTACCTCTGTGCCTTATTTTTTGAGTCGTCCACGTCGTTTCGGAAAAAGCCTGCTTATCTCCACTTTTGAGGCTTACTTTCAAGGACGTAAGGACTTGTTTGAAGGACTTGCGATAGAAAAATTGGAAACCGAATGGAAAGAATATCCGGTATTTCATTTGGATTTGAACGCCGAAAAATATGATAGTAAGGAAGCACTGGAACAGGTGCTTTCTCGTAATCTAAGTCTGTGGGAAGATCGATGGGGAAAGGATGCGGCAGAAGATACAATTGCTTCCCGTTTTGCAGGAGTACTTAGGCGTACTTACGAACAAACCGGCAAACAAGCAGTAGTACTGATTGATGAGTATGACAAGCCATTGCTTCAGGCTATCCTTGATGAGCCGTTGTTGGAAGAATACCGCCGTACGCTGAAAGCTTTTTACGGCGTGTTGAAAAGTGCGGACCGGTATCTTCGTTTTGTATTCTTGACAGGAGTCACCAAGTTTGCACAGGTCAGTGTGTTCAGTGACTTGAATCAGTTGAACGATATCAGTATGAAACCAGCTTATGCCACTGTTTGTGGTATTACGAAGGATGAATTGGTGGAAACGTTTACTCCCGAAATTGATAATTTGGGAGAGAAGAACGGACTTACTTTTGACGAAACCGTATGTCGTTTGACAGCCTTATATGATGGCTATCATTTTGAAGAATCGGCAGAAGGTGTTTTTAATCCCTTTAGCCTGTTAAATGTTTTTGATAGTTATAAGTTTGATAATTATTGGTTTCAGACGGGTACACCTACCTATCTCGTTGACTTGCTGAAACAGAGTGATTATGATTTGCGCCTGTTGATTGATGGAGTAGAAGTACAGGCATCTGCTTTTTCGGAATATCGTGCGGAGATAAGAAACCCGCTTCCTATGATTTATCAGAGTGGTTATCTCACAATCAAGGGATATGATAAAGAGGTCAGTCTTTATACTTTGGGATTTCCTAATGACGAGGTTCGTTATGGCTTTTTGAATTTCCTGATCCCCTATTATACAGAAGTGTCTGATGCGGAGACCGGTTTTTATATTGTAAAATTCATGCGTGAGTTGAGGAGCGGTAATGTAGATGCTTTCATGGAGCGCCTGAAGGTGTTTTTTGCAGGTATGCCTTATGAACTGAGTGAGAATACTGAGCGTCATTATCAGGCGATTTTCTATGTTGTCTTCACCCTGATGGGACAATTTGTAGAAACGGAAGTTCGTAGTGCTCGTGGTCGTGCCGATGCAGTTGTGAAAACAAAAGACTTTATTTTTGTTTTTGAGTTCAAGCTGAATGGAACTGCCGAAGAAGCGCTGAAGCAGATAGATGAAAAAGGGTATCTGATACCTTATACTTTAGATGGGAGAAAGTTGGTGAAAGTGGGGGTGAACTTTAGTAAGGAGAAGCGCAATATAGACTGTTATGTTATAGGCTGA
- a CDS encoding ATP-binding protein — translation MEQMRKLPIGIQTFEEIRKENYLYVDKTAMVYQLANVGKPYFLSRPRRFGKSLLISTFEAYFQGRKDLFEGLAIEKLETEWKEYPVLHLDLNAKKYETSDDLTAMLNQYLEKWEQKYGNEKRNRSSEERFAYIIEQAYIQTGKQVVVLIDEYDKPLLQAILDEPLLEEYRRTLKAFYGVLKSADRYLRFVFLTGVTKFAQVSVFSDLNQLNDISMDYAYNSLCGITKEELSSNFVPEIKNLGEFLGLTFEEIVDRLEKQYDGYHFCEDTTVGLFNPFSVLNALQKLKLGNYWFQTGTPTYLVDLLKQSDYDLRLLINGIETTNSAFSEYRAEANNPLPMIYQSGYLTIKHYDKEVDLYTLKFPNDEVCYGFLNFLVPYYTNVSDDETGFHIAKFIRELRSGDIDAFMERLKVFFAGMPYELSENTERHYQAIFYVVFTLMGQFVETEVRSARGRADAVVKTKDFIFVFEFKLNGTTEEALKQIDEKGYLIPYTLDGRKLVKVGVNFSKEKRNIDCYVIG, via the coding sequence ATGGAACAAATGCGTAAATTGCCGATAGGCATACAAACTTTTGAGGAAATACGTAAGGAGAATTATCTTTATGTGGATAAAACTGCCATGGTGTATCAGCTCGCAAATGTCGGTAAACCTTATTTCTTGAGCCGTCCGCGTCGTTTCGGCAAGAGTTTGCTTATTTCTACTTTTGAAGCCTATTTTCAGGGTCGGAAAGATCTGTTCGAAGGACTTGCTATAGAAAAACTGGAAACCGAATGGAAAGAATATCCGGTGCTACATTTGGACTTGAACGCCAAGAAGTATGAGACATCCGATGACTTGACTGCAATGCTTAATCAGTATTTAGAAAAATGGGAGCAAAAATATGGAAATGAGAAGCGTAATCGTAGTTCTGAAGAACGTTTTGCTTATATAATAGAGCAGGCATATATCCAGACCGGTAAGCAGGTTGTAGTACTGATCGATGAGTATGACAAGCCATTGCTTCAGGCTATCCTTGATGAGCCGTTGTTGGAAGAATACCGCCGTACGCTGAAAGCTTTTTACGGCGTGTTGAAAAGTGCGGACCGTTATCTTCGTTTTGTATTCCTGACAGGGGTAACCAAGTTTGCACAGGTCAGTGTGTTCAGTGACTTGAATCAGTTGAATGATATCAGTATGGATTATGCCTATAATTCATTGTGTGGCATCACGAAAGAGGAACTGTCAAGTAACTTTGTGCCTGAGATAAAGAATCTGGGTGAGTTTCTGGGCCTGACGTTTGAGGAAATTGTTGATCGTCTTGAGAAGCAGTATGACGGTTATCATTTCTGTGAGGATACTACTGTCGGGCTTTTTAATCCGTTCAGTGTGCTGAATGCTTTGCAGAAGTTGAAGCTTGGTAACTACTGGTTTCAGACAGGTACACCCACTTACCTGGTTGATTTGTTGAAGCAAAGTGATTACGATCTCCGTCTTTTAATAAACGGCATCGAAACAACTAATTCCGCTTTCAGCGAGTACCGGGCGGAAGCGAATAATCCTCTTCCTATGATTTATCAGAGCGGGTATCTGACTATAAAGCATTATGATAAAGAAGTAGACCTTTATACTTTGAAATTTCCTAATGATGAGGTCTGTTACGGCTTTTTGAATTTTTTGGTACCTTATTATACCAATGTTTCTGATGATGAAACGGGTTTTCATATCGCCAAGTTTATCCGGGAGCTTCGTTCGGGAGATATTGATGCTTTCATGGAGCGCCTGAAGGTGTTTTTTGCAGGTATGCCTTATGAACTGAGTGAGAATACTGAGCGTCATTATCAGGCGATTTTCTATGTTGTCTTCACCCTGATGGGACAATTTGTAGAAACGGAAGTTCGTAGTGCTCGTGGTCGTGCCGATGCAGTTGTGAAAACAAAAGACTTTATTTTTGTTTTTGAATTCAAGCTGAATGGAACTACCGAAGAAGCGCTGAAGCAGATAGATGAAAAAGGGTATCTGATACCTTATACTTTAGATGGGAGAAAGTTGGTGAAAGTGGGGGTGAACTTTAGTAAGGAGAAGCGCAATATAGACTGTTATGTTATAGGCTGA
- a CDS encoding SPOR domain-containing protein: MKKLAVLGMGVCIVLAFSSCKSSESAYKKAYEKAKQQELAEPQTTTPVEEVAPVVSAPVEAKVVESAPVGTIREEKVTVVSGVDGLKDYSVVCGSFGVKANAENLKNFLDKEGYNAVIAFNADAAMYRVIVSTYADRNSAANARDAFKAKYPNRQDFQGAWLLYRIN, translated from the coding sequence ATGAAAAAACTGGCAGTATTAGGAATGGGAGTATGTATTGTACTGGCATTCTCTTCTTGTAAATCAAGTGAAAGTGCTTACAAGAAGGCATATGAAAAGGCTAAACAGCAGGAATTGGCTGAACCACAAACTACCACACCGGTAGAGGAAGTGGCCCCTGTGGTTAGCGCTCCTGTAGAAGCAAAAGTTGTGGAAAGTGCACCGGTAGGTACGATTCGTGAAGAAAAAGTAACGGTTGTGTCCGGTGTTGACGGACTGAAAGATTATAGTGTTGTATGCGGTAGTTTCGGTGTGAAGGCTAATGCAGAGAACCTGAAAAACTTCTTGGACAAGGAGGGTTACAATGCTGTGATTGCATTTAATGCAGATGCTGCTATGTACCGCGTGATTGTGAGCACATACGCCGATAGAAATTCTGCTGCTAATGCTCGTGATGCTTTCAAGGCCAAATATCCTAATCGTCAGGATTTTCAGGGTGCTTGGCTGCTGTATCGCATTAATTAA
- a CDS encoding YtxH domain-containing protein, producing MKGLNVLAAFLGGAAVGAAIGILFAPEKGEDTRQKIAEILRKKGIRLNRNEMENLVDEIAAEIKGEANE from the coding sequence ATGAAAGGATTAAATGTTTTAGCAGCATTTTTAGGTGGTGCAGCAGTAGGTGCCGCCATCGGTATTTTGTTTGCCCCGGAAAAAGGAGAAGACACGCGTCAAAAGATTGCAGAGATTCTCCGTAAGAAAGGTATCCGGTTGAACCGTAATGAAATGGAGAACCTCGTTGACGAGATTGCCGCAGAAATCAAAGGCGAAGCAAACGAATAA
- a CDS encoding SLC13 family permease, producing the protein MTFEIIFVLLALVGMVIALILDKMRPGMVLFSVVVLFLCAGILTPKEMLEGFSNKGMITVAMLFLVSEGIRQSGALGQLIKKLLPQGKTTVFKAQLRMLPIISFISAFLNNTPVVVIFAPIIKRWAESVKLPATKFLIPLSYVTILGGICTLIGTSTNLVVHGMILEAGYEGFTMFELGKVGIFVAVVGILYLFLFSSKLLPDVRKDAVKLDDEPEEHSDLHRVEAVLGARFPGINKKLKDFNFKRHYGAEVKEIKRNGQSYTQDLENEYFREGDTLVVMADDSFVQTWGESSVFVMLANGKDTEPVASRGKRWFALILLLLMITGATVGELPAVKEAFPNIKLDMFFFVSVTTIIMAWTKIFPARKYTKYISWDILITIACAFAISKAMVNSGVADAVAKYIIGLTEHYGPTVLLAVMFIITNLFTELITNNAAAALAFPLALSISSQLGVSPTPFLVVICMAASASFSTPIGYQTNLIVQGIGNYKFTDFVRIGLPLNIITFLISIFLIPLIWPF; encoded by the coding sequence ATGACCTTTGAAATCATATTTGTGCTTTTGGCACTGGTGGGTATGGTGATAGCCCTGATTCTGGACAAGATGCGTCCGGGAATGGTGCTTTTCTCGGTTGTGGTGTTGTTCCTTTGTGCGGGAATCCTGACACCTAAAGAAATGTTGGAAGGATTCAGTAATAAGGGGATGATTACCGTAGCCATGCTGTTTTTAGTCAGTGAAGGTATACGCCAGTCAGGTGCATTGGGACAGCTTATAAAGAAACTGCTTCCGCAGGGTAAAACTACGGTTTTCAAGGCTCAACTTCGAATGTTGCCGATAATTTCCTTTATTTCCGCTTTCCTGAACAATACTCCTGTTGTTGTAATTTTTGCCCCGATAATAAAGCGCTGGGCAGAGTCGGTAAAACTTCCGGCAACGAAATTCCTGATACCTCTTTCATATGTCACGATTCTGGGAGGTATATGTACATTGATCGGTACTTCTACAAACCTGGTGGTGCATGGCATGATATTGGAAGCCGGGTATGAAGGCTTTACCATGTTTGAACTTGGAAAGGTGGGGATTTTTGTGGCGGTAGTTGGTATCCTCTATCTGTTTCTGTTTTCATCCAAACTGCTGCCGGATGTACGTAAAGATGCTGTGAAATTGGATGACGAACCGGAAGAGCATAGTGATTTGCATCGTGTAGAGGCTGTTTTGGGCGCTCGTTTTCCCGGTATTAACAAGAAGTTGAAGGATTTCAACTTTAAACGTCATTACGGAGCTGAAGTAAAAGAAATAAAACGTAACGGCCAGAGTTATACGCAGGATTTGGAGAATGAATATTTTCGGGAAGGTGATACATTGGTTGTAATGGCTGACGACTCCTTTGTGCAGACTTGGGGAGAATCTTCTGTGTTCGTAATGTTGGCTAACGGTAAGGATACGGAACCTGTTGCAAGCAGAGGCAAACGCTGGTTTGCACTTATTCTGTTGTTATTGATGATTACCGGAGCAACAGTCGGTGAACTTCCTGCTGTGAAAGAAGCTTTTCCGAATATAAAGCTGGATATGTTCTTCTTCGTTTCGGTGACGACCATTATAATGGCGTGGACAAAAATCTTTCCTGCACGTAAATATACAAAATATATATCATGGGATATCCTGATAACGATTGCTTGTGCTTTCGCCATCAGTAAGGCAATGGTGAATTCCGGGGTGGCGGATGCTGTGGCTAAATATATTATCGGCCTTACGGAACATTATGGACCTACGGTATTACTGGCTGTCATGTTTATCATTACAAACCTGTTTACCGAACTGATAACGAATAACGCCGCCGCTGCACTCGCTTTCCCATTGGCGCTTTCCATTTCATCACAGTTGGGAGTGAGCCCGACACCTTTTCTTGTGGTGATTTGCATGGCTGCATCGGCAAGTTTTTCAACACCCATCGGTTATCAGACCAATCTGATAGTACAGGGTATCGGTAATTATAAGTTTACTGATTTTGTTCGTATCGGACTGCCGTTGAATATTATCACTTTTCTTATATCCATATTCCTTATTCCCCTAATTTGGCCATTTTGA
- the cysC gene encoding adenylyl-sulfate kinase — MTENNIYPIFDRMLSRQDKEELLKQHSVMIWFTGLSGSGKSTIAIALERELHKRGLLCRILDGDNIRSGINNNLGFTEADRIENIRRIAEVSKLFVDTGIITIAAFISPSNDIREMAANIIGKDDFLEVYVSTPIEECERRDVKGLYAKARRGEIKNFTGISAPFEAPAQPALVLDTSALSLEESVNKLLELILPRIQKK; from the coding sequence ATGACAGAGAATAATATATATCCTATTTTTGACAGAATGTTGTCGAGGCAAGACAAAGAAGAGCTTTTGAAACAACATAGCGTGATGATTTGGTTTACCGGACTAAGCGGTTCGGGTAAGAGTACGATAGCTATCGCCTTAGAGCGTGAGTTGCATAAGCGGGGACTGCTTTGCCGTATTCTGGATGGAGACAATATCCGTAGCGGTATTAATAATAATCTGGGTTTTACGGAAGCCGACCGTATAGAAAATATTCGTCGCATAGCTGAGGTTTCCAAACTTTTTGTAGATACGGGTATCATAACGATTGCCGCCTTCATCAGCCCCAGTAATGATATTCGCGAAATGGCGGCCAATATTATCGGAAAAGATGATTTTCTGGAAGTGTACGTCAGTACGCCCATCGAGGAATGTGAACGCCGGGATGTAAAAGGTCTGTATGCAAAGGCGCGTCGGGGGGAGATTAAGAACTTCACCGGTATTTCCGCCCCTTTCGAGGCACCTGCTCAGCCTGCGTTGGTGTTGGATACGTCTGCATTGAGTCTGGAAGAGTCTGTCAATAAGCTATTGGAATTAATTTTACCGAGAATTCAGAAGAAATAA